The Catenuloplanes niger genome includes a window with the following:
- a CDS encoding GntR family transcriptional regulator: protein MEPAYRRIAAVYRDKIASGELAPGVRLPTEHEIAEEFGVVRQTVRSGLGVLVSEGLIVARRPYGYFVREWERMLYRPQEKSRPMPSRSTMDRFSQQISDEGRVPSMHIEVALVQAAPDLAERLRVETGATVVIRRRVRFINGEPVNINDSHFPLDLVKDSEIMSPAYIPRGTDEVLADLGHRQERAVDEIFVRMPTPDEIRRLGLGPGTPVALHYDTGYTADDRPVQCTVNVLPGDRHRIVFERRWRADEPLS from the coding sequence ATGGAGCCGGCCTATCGGCGGATCGCCGCCGTCTACCGGGACAAGATCGCGTCCGGCGAGCTGGCGCCGGGCGTGCGGCTGCCCACGGAGCACGAGATCGCCGAGGAGTTCGGGGTGGTGCGGCAGACCGTGCGCAGCGGGCTCGGCGTGCTCGTCTCCGAGGGGTTGATCGTGGCCCGGCGGCCGTACGGTTACTTCGTGCGCGAGTGGGAGCGGATGCTCTACCGCCCGCAGGAGAAGTCCCGGCCGATGCCGTCCCGGTCCACGATGGACCGGTTCTCGCAGCAGATCAGCGACGAGGGCCGGGTGCCGAGCATGCACATCGAGGTCGCGCTGGTGCAGGCCGCGCCGGACCTGGCGGAGCGGCTGCGGGTCGAGACGGGCGCCACCGTCGTGATCCGGCGGCGGGTGCGGTTCATCAACGGCGAGCCGGTCAACATCAACGACTCGCACTTCCCGCTCGACCTGGTCAAGGACTCGGAGATCATGTCGCCGGCCTACATCCCGCGCGGCACGGACGAGGTGCTGGCCGACCTCGGTCACCGGCAGGAGCGCGCGGTCGACGAGATCTTCGTGCGCATGCCCACGCCGGACGAGATCCGCCGGCTCGGGCTCGGGCCGGGCACGCCGGTCGCGCTGCACTACGACACCGGTTACACCGCGGACGACCGCCCGGTGCAGTGCACGGTCAACGTGCTGCCCGGCGACCGCCACCGCATCGTCTTCGAGCGGCGGTGGCGGGCGGACGAGCCGCTCAGCTGA
- a CDS encoding M20 family metallopeptidase → MTVREMTDDLATLVTVESPSTDDDALAASAQVVAALGTRLLGSAPERHGPHLIWRHGPTKVLVAGHHDTVWPVGTLARWPFTVDGDRATGPGCFDMKAGLVQLFHGLATLPSPDGVTVLVNADEEIGSAGSRGLIDAAAADARAALICEPSATGGALKTARKGIARWRVAVTGRAAHAGLEPHLGVNAAVELAHQTLAVAGLGRGDTTVTPTLAGAGTSDNTVPASAALTIDMRGFDPAEFDRVEAALRGLRPVLPGAAITVTGGVSRPPMPPSASAALHRLAHGAAARLGQPVLPGVAVGGASDGNLTAARGVPTLDGLGAVGGNAHAEGEWVDLAAMPDRAALLAALISDVLTAAR, encoded by the coding sequence GTGACGGTGCGAGAGATGACGGACGACCTGGCCACGCTGGTGACGGTGGAGTCGCCGTCGACGGACGACGATGCCCTGGCGGCCAGCGCGCAGGTGGTCGCGGCGCTCGGGACGCGGCTGCTCGGCAGCGCGCCGGAGCGGCACGGCCCGCACCTGATCTGGCGGCACGGGCCGACGAAGGTGCTGGTGGCCGGGCACCACGACACGGTGTGGCCGGTCGGCACGCTGGCCCGGTGGCCGTTCACGGTCGACGGGGACCGGGCGACCGGCCCCGGCTGCTTCGACATGAAGGCCGGCCTGGTGCAGCTGTTCCACGGCCTGGCCACGCTGCCGTCACCGGACGGCGTCACGGTGCTCGTCAACGCGGACGAGGAGATCGGCTCGGCCGGGTCGCGCGGTCTCATCGACGCGGCCGCGGCCGACGCCCGGGCCGCGCTGATCTGCGAGCCGAGCGCGACCGGGGGTGCGTTGAAGACCGCGCGCAAGGGCATCGCGCGCTGGCGGGTGGCGGTCACCGGGCGCGCGGCGCACGCGGGACTGGAACCGCATCTCGGCGTGAACGCGGCCGTCGAACTGGCCCATCAGACGCTCGCGGTGGCCGGGCTCGGCCGCGGCGACACCACGGTCACGCCGACCCTGGCCGGCGCCGGGACCAGCGACAACACGGTACCGGCGAGCGCGGCGCTGACGATCGACATGCGCGGGTTCGACCCGGCGGAGTTCGACCGGGTGGAGGCGGCGCTGCGCGGGCTGCGGCCGGTGCTGCCGGGCGCGGCGATCACGGTGACCGGCGGGGTGTCGCGGCCGCCGATGCCGCCGAGCGCGTCGGCGGCACTGCACCGGCTGGCGCACGGCGCGGCGGCGCGGCTCGGTCAGCCGGTGCTGCCGGGCGTGGCGGTCGGCGGCGCGTCGGACGGCAACCTGACCGCCGCGCGCGGCGTGCCGACGCTGGACGGGCTGGGCGCGGTCGGCGGCAACGCGCACGCGGAGGGCGAGTGGGTCGACCTCGCGGCGATGCCGGACCGGGCCGCCCTGCTGGCCGCGTTGATCTCCGACGTGCTCACGGCCGCCCGGTAG
- a CDS encoding lectin-like domain-containing protein encodes MTDVGRGATGIVLTGLAIVTLVAATISWGVAIAADDDLTGRTVDDRQLAAVLTAAHSCPMLSAHRLAGQLMAESGLDAAAARTESGGSGLAGLDDEDWKKWAPWPGAARTDTYAAVLAMAHKMCSLSGELRLAGLSGDTWRLSLAAYRSGQAAVVAAKDVPEEATGYVDRAAGYASYYEKLPQFGRAGAPLAEDTSGAPEAKPLPEEYVKLVATAGTRCPEISAATVAAQLMAGSGFDPNHLGAAGREGIAQFRGDVWERYGPRGSVWDPAVAIPAVGTALCILTAELDGVEGDPYMLALAAFNSGPDTVRRAGGIPDAVTRSHLQKVTDYTSYYRLDTRIGGTPASPGPSGSASPSPGPSGSASPGPSGSASPSGSAGAPAPGGSAAAPKPAGPVTFSHPSFTGTGGLRLNGAAKVSGGKLALTSATSQVGSAYSTTAIDPTRSFSTSFTAVISQPTDGMAFLLQSAGAGAIAAGTGESMGYSGISPSVAVEFDTWDNSGNGHGDPAGQQHIGIMSNGNVKNHLAWADPRFDMRFGQAFHVWVDYDAGAKRLSVFASQSTAKPGSALVSHSIDLGAKFGGAKVYAGFAGATGNTNLTDSSESITKWTFTGK; translated from the coding sequence TTGACCGATGTCGGCCGCGGCGCGACCGGCATCGTCCTCACGGGACTTGCGATCGTCACGCTGGTCGCCGCCACCATCAGTTGGGGCGTAGCGATCGCCGCCGACGACGACCTCACCGGCCGCACGGTCGACGACCGGCAGCTCGCCGCCGTCCTCACCGCCGCGCACTCCTGCCCGATGCTGTCCGCCCACCGGCTGGCCGGGCAGCTGATGGCGGAGTCGGGCCTGGACGCGGCGGCCGCCCGCACCGAGTCCGGCGGCTCCGGGCTGGCCGGCCTCGACGACGAGGACTGGAAGAAGTGGGCGCCGTGGCCCGGTGCGGCCCGCACCGACACGTACGCGGCCGTGCTCGCGATGGCTCACAAGATGTGCTCGCTCAGCGGCGAGCTGCGGCTGGCCGGCCTCTCCGGCGACACGTGGCGGCTGTCGCTCGCCGCGTACCGGTCCGGCCAGGCCGCGGTCGTGGCGGCGAAGGACGTGCCCGAGGAGGCCACCGGCTACGTCGACCGTGCCGCCGGATACGCGTCCTACTACGAGAAGCTCCCCCAGTTCGGCCGCGCCGGCGCACCGCTCGCCGAGGACACCTCGGGCGCGCCGGAGGCCAAGCCGCTGCCCGAGGAGTACGTCAAGCTGGTCGCCACCGCGGGCACCCGCTGCCCGGAGATCTCCGCCGCGACCGTGGCCGCCCAGCTGATGGCCGGCTCCGGGTTCGACCCGAACCACCTCGGCGCCGCCGGTCGGGAGGGCATCGCCCAGTTCCGCGGCGACGTCTGGGAGCGGTACGGCCCACGCGGCTCCGTGTGGGACCCGGCCGTCGCCATCCCCGCGGTCGGCACCGCGCTGTGCATCCTGACGGCCGAGCTGGACGGCGTCGAGGGCGACCCGTACATGCTGGCGCTCGCCGCGTTCAACTCCGGTCCGGACACGGTCCGCCGCGCCGGTGGCATCCCGGACGCGGTGACCCGCTCCCACCTGCAGAAGGTCACGGACTACACGTCGTACTACCGGCTCGACACCCGGATCGGCGGCACGCCCGCGTCCCCCGGCCCGTCCGGGTCCGCGTCACCGTCCCCCGGCCCGTCCGGCTCGGCGAGCCCGGGCCCGTCCGGCTCCGCGTCCCCGTCCGGCTCCGCGGGCGCACCCGCTCCCGGTGGGTCCGCCGCGGCACCGAAGCCTGCCGGACCGGTCACGTTCAGCCACCCGAGCTTCACCGGCACCGGCGGGCTGCGGCTCAACGGCGCCGCGAAGGTCAGCGGCGGCAAGCTGGCCCTGACCAGCGCCACCAGCCAGGTCGGCAGCGCGTACTCGACCACCGCGATCGACCCGACCCGGTCGTTCAGCACCTCGTTCACCGCGGTGATCAGCCAGCCCACCGACGGCATGGCGTTCCTGCTGCAGAGCGCCGGGGCGGGAGCCATCGCGGCCGGCACCGGCGAGTCGATGGGGTACAGCGGCATCAGCCCCAGCGTCGCGGTCGAGTTCGACACCTGGGACAACAGCGGCAACGGGCACGGTGACCCGGCCGGGCAGCAGCACATCGGCATCATGTCCAACGGCAACGTCAAGAACCACCTGGCCTGGGCCGACCCGCGCTTCGACATGCGCTTCGGCCAGGCGTTCCACGTGTGGGTCGACTACGACGCCGGCGCGAAGCGGCTCTCCGTCTTCGCCAGCCAGAGCACGGCCAAGCCGGGGTCCGCGCTGGTCAGTCACTCCATCGACCTGGGCGCGAAGTTCGGTGGCGCCAAGGTCTACGCCGGATTCGCCGGCGCGACCGGCAACACCAACCTGACCGACTCCAGCGAGTCGATCACGAAGTGGACGTTCACCGGAAAGTAG
- a CDS encoding serine hydrolase domain-containing protein, translating into MPVTRRTVVRSALLAGAAALGGCARPDASAAPGRWVVPSASPAGSPGPAAPGPAAPGPATSDPAASDPAADAALEAVLTTHLSPTRDNPRHPGYAGAVALAWRDGLPLAGATVGDALRYRAGPVELPAEDRVPMRPDSVFDLASITKIFTAVLTLRLADAGTLDLDAPLSRFLPEFTAPGVTAAMLLTHTGGLPVSPPSPRGFLSTPPVAAPGTVFRYSGVGPMVLGRLVEKQTGMRLDRALREHVTGPLGLDDTGYLPLDWVADVDRIAATDARSSRGLLRGRVHDDICDTLGGVAGHAGIFATAADVAVLGQLLLDGGTYRGTRLLSTSIVTRMLTNANAGIPLAPGERPGRTADYGLGVVMHQPWFMGALSSPGAFGHTGFSGTSLLVDPVRRLVVVLLTNRAHPNWNWAEPDPYRVAIHDAVAALV; encoded by the coding sequence GTGCCGGTCACCCGCCGTACCGTCGTCCGATCCGCTCTTCTGGCGGGCGCAGCCGCCCTCGGTGGCTGCGCCCGGCCGGACGCGTCGGCGGCCCCGGGCAGGTGGGTGGTGCCGTCCGCCTCCCCCGCCGGCTCGCCCGGTCCCGCCGCGCCCGGTCCCGCCGCGCCCGGTCCCGCCACCTCCGATCCCGCGGCCTCCGATCCCGCGGCCGATGCCGCGCTCGAAGCGGTCCTGACCACGCACCTCTCGCCGACCCGCGACAACCCACGCCATCCCGGGTACGCCGGGGCGGTCGCGCTGGCCTGGCGGGACGGGCTGCCGCTGGCGGGTGCCACGGTCGGTGACGCGCTCCGGTACCGCGCCGGCCCGGTCGAACTGCCCGCCGAGGACCGCGTCCCGATGCGCCCGGACTCGGTCTTCGACCTCGCGTCGATCACCAAGATCTTCACCGCGGTCCTGACGCTGCGCCTGGCCGACGCCGGCACGCTGGACCTGGACGCGCCGCTGAGCCGGTTCCTGCCGGAGTTCACCGCGCCCGGCGTGACCGCCGCGATGCTGCTCACCCACACCGGCGGGCTACCGGTGTCGCCGCCCAGCCCGCGCGGCTTCCTGAGCACGCCGCCGGTGGCCGCGCCCGGCACCGTGTTCCGCTACTCCGGCGTCGGCCCGATGGTGCTCGGCCGGCTGGTCGAGAAGCAGACCGGGATGCGGCTGGACCGGGCGCTGCGCGAGCACGTCACCGGCCCGCTCGGCCTCGACGACACCGGCTACCTGCCGCTCGACTGGGTCGCCGACGTGGACCGGATCGCGGCCACCGACGCGCGCTCGTCCCGCGGCCTGCTGCGCGGCCGGGTCCACGACGACATCTGCGACACGCTCGGCGGCGTGGCCGGCCACGCCGGCATCTTCGCGACCGCCGCGGACGTCGCCGTGCTCGGGCAGCTGCTGCTGGACGGCGGCACGTACCGCGGCACCCGGCTGCTCTCCACGTCGATCGTCACGCGCATGCTGACGAACGCGAACGCGGGGATCCCGCTCGCCCCGGGCGAGCGCCCGGGCCGCACCGCCGACTACGGGCTCGGCGTGGTGATGCACCAGCCGTGGTTCATGGGCGCGCTGTCGTCCCCCGGCGCGTTCGGCCACACCGGCTTCAGCGGCACGTCGCTGCTGGTCGACCCGGTCCGCCGGCTGGTGGTCGTGCTGCTCACCAACCGCGCCCATCCGAACTGGAACTGGGCCGAGCCGGACCCCTACCGCGTCGCGATCCACGACGCGGTGGCCGCGCTCGTCTAG
- a CDS encoding L,D-transpeptidase — MRRTALVAALAIMMPLALAACGSDDETVAEAALPSAAPPPPVATSSAPVVPLALEITPKDKAKNQPASVEIGTAVAGGTVEKVAVVDGAGRAVAGAMRADGTSWVPAKTLAFNASYTATVTARSAAGESITRTTSFSTMGRPGKEAGTGLYLFDDREYGVAMPVVVEFIPGVPESHRAAVEKRLFVQTDPPQPGVWSWVKGGSQAYYRAPEYWQPGTKLTVRIGIGGLETAPGTYGNQDRTATAEIGRKLEMRVDNSDKQMKIYEDGKLTRTLPVSLGKPKMPSASGVMVVMEKKEATVFDTFEQFGPVEGYRVDVEFAQRLTWSGQFIHAAPWSNASQGRENVSHGCVNVSQDGGQWLFGKTLIGDPVTVTGTGVELEEGNGWTAWNVSWAQFIKGSALPIPDNLTNVTPSPTNSPS; from the coding sequence ATGAGGCGTACCGCGTTGGTGGCGGCGCTGGCGATCATGATGCCCCTGGCGCTGGCGGCGTGCGGCAGCGACGACGAGACGGTGGCGGAGGCCGCGCTGCCGTCCGCCGCGCCACCGCCGCCGGTCGCGACGTCGAGCGCGCCGGTGGTGCCGCTGGCGCTGGAGATCACGCCGAAGGACAAGGCGAAGAACCAGCCGGCGAGCGTGGAGATCGGGACGGCCGTGGCCGGCGGCACGGTGGAGAAGGTCGCGGTCGTCGACGGCGCCGGCCGGGCGGTCGCGGGCGCGATGCGGGCGGACGGCACCTCCTGGGTGCCGGCGAAGACGCTGGCGTTCAACGCGTCCTACACCGCGACCGTGACCGCGAGGAGCGCGGCCGGTGAGTCGATCACGCGGACCACGAGCTTCTCGACGATGGGCCGGCCCGGCAAGGAGGCCGGGACCGGGCTGTACCTGTTCGACGACCGCGAGTACGGCGTGGCGATGCCGGTCGTGGTCGAGTTCATCCCGGGCGTGCCGGAGAGTCACCGGGCCGCGGTGGAGAAGCGGCTGTTCGTGCAGACCGACCCGCCGCAGCCGGGCGTCTGGTCCTGGGTCAAGGGCGGCAGCCAGGCGTACTACCGGGCGCCGGAGTACTGGCAGCCGGGCACGAAACTGACCGTGCGGATAGGGATCGGCGGCCTGGAGACGGCGCCGGGCACCTACGGCAACCAGGACCGGACCGCGACCGCGGAGATCGGGCGCAAGCTCGAGATGCGGGTCGACAACTCGGACAAGCAGATGAAGATCTACGAGGACGGCAAGCTGACCCGGACGCTGCCGGTGAGCCTCGGCAAGCCGAAGATGCCGTCGGCCAGCGGCGTGATGGTCGTGATGGAGAAGAAGGAAGCGACCGTCTTCGACACGTTCGAGCAGTTCGGCCCGGTCGAGGGGTACCGGGTGGACGTGGAGTTCGCACAGCGGCTGACCTGGAGCGGCCAGTTCATCCACGCCGCGCCCTGGTCCAACGCGTCGCAGGGCCGGGAGAACGTCTCGCACGGCTGCGTGAACGTGTCGCAGGACGGCGGTCAGTGGCTGTTCGGCAAGACGCTGATCGGCGACCCGGTGACCGTGACCGGGACCGGGGTGGAGCTGGAGGAGGGCAACGGCTGGACCGCGTGGAACGTCAGCTGGGCGCAGTTCATCAAGGGCTCCGCACTGCCGATTCCGGACAATCTGACAAACGTCACACCGTCCCCCACGAATAGTCCGTCGTAA
- a CDS encoding L,D-transpeptidase, producing the protein MHATRSEQAPWGVPGSRIRRRAIGALLLAGVIGFGSACSGGDSSPTWQSNDAGASAGPAATTESPAPIGATLKSPAEGSKNAPITTDISFDLVNAVSGAVVVKNAKGEPVPGKLSEDGKTWVPDKKLSYGTTYTTEYTGTDASGRTGTTTGTFTTMGEPKNTVRTVSFMGEGATVGVGMPLMLSFSREIPEEYRAEVEKHLTVVSDPPQEGTWGWLSADSIQFRPAEYWKAGTKITYGVDHAGVEMGKGWYGKTDYEVNVTIGSQLIMEVDNKTKHMTVIKDGKKVKDFPVSLGQPKFPSVSGTMLIMEKLRKTTFDTYGQFSDEDAYRVDVEYAQRVTWGGQFIHAAPWSNASQGRENVSHGCVNVSQDAGKWLFEQTKLGDPLIVKNTGVPLVNGDGWTVWNMSYDDFKSLSAL; encoded by the coding sequence ATGCACGCTACCCGTTCCGAGCAGGCACCCTGGGGTGTGCCGGGCTCACGCATACGTCGGCGCGCGATCGGCGCGCTCCTTCTCGCCGGAGTCATCGGCTTCGGCAGTGCCTGCAGCGGCGGCGACTCGTCGCCCACCTGGCAGAGCAACGACGCCGGGGCGTCCGCGGGCCCGGCCGCCACGACGGAGAGCCCGGCGCCGATCGGCGCGACGCTCAAGTCGCCCGCCGAGGGCAGCAAGAACGCACCGATCACCACGGACATCTCGTTCGACCTGGTCAACGCGGTGTCCGGCGCGGTCGTGGTGAAGAACGCGAAGGGCGAGCCGGTCCCGGGCAAGCTGTCCGAGGACGGCAAGACCTGGGTGCCGGACAAGAAGCTGTCGTACGGCACGACGTACACCACGGAGTACACCGGCACCGACGCGTCCGGGCGGACCGGCACGACGACCGGCACGTTCACCACCATGGGCGAGCCGAAGAACACGGTGCGCACGGTCAGCTTCATGGGTGAGGGGGCGACCGTCGGCGTGGGCATGCCGCTGATGCTGTCGTTCAGCCGGGAGATCCCGGAGGAGTACCGCGCCGAGGTGGAGAAGCACCTGACGGTCGTCTCCGACCCGCCGCAGGAGGGCACCTGGGGCTGGCTCAGCGCCGACTCCATCCAGTTCCGGCCCGCGGAGTACTGGAAGGCCGGCACGAAGATCACTTACGGCGTCGACCACGCCGGCGTGGAGATGGGCAAGGGCTGGTACGGCAAGACCGACTACGAGGTCAACGTCACGATCGGCTCCCAGCTCATCATGGAGGTCGACAACAAGACCAAGCACATGACGGTCATCAAGGACGGCAAGAAGGTCAAGGACTTCCCGGTCAGCCTCGGCCAGCCGAAGTTCCCCTCCGTCAGCGGCACCATGCTGATCATGGAGAAGCTCCGCAAGACGACCTTCGACACGTACGGGCAGTTCAGCGACGAGGACGCGTACCGGGTCGACGTCGAGTACGCCCAGCGCGTCACCTGGGGCGGCCAGTTCATCCACGCCGCACCCTGGTCCAACGCCTCGCAGGGCCGGGAGAACGTCTCGCACGGCTGCGTCAACGTCTCCCAGGATGCCGGCAAGTGGCTCTTCGAGCAGACCAAGCTCGGCGACCCGCTGATCGTCAAGAACACCGGTGTCCCGCTGGTCAACGGTGACGGCTGGACCGTCTGGAACATGAGCTACGACGACTTCAAGAGCCTCAGCGCGCTCTGA
- a CDS encoding DUF1996 domain-containing protein, with product MSDIAPRPGLLRRLAVNKRNLAASGAGVAVVVIAVAAAAVSLADASAEPDPAGVAAAVPPSAVVSAPGSPSASPSASPSASASASPSAAVSKPAPVAPEPVVPRTGWIAVDSAAWKAQVDAYRALSFEPAPASVGNLPEFRADCEYSHSLPDDPIVAPGLPGASHMHSFFGNEGVDAGTVADDLVRFTATTCEPKQDHSSYWVPTLYDAATNKAAEPTGFRVYYRSLMSDSAKQLPMPNGLRMIAGDAKKKVPTPRGATGQFYCAYWEPGHDADGVARSTNGNWPICEKQAYLHFILQFPDCWDGKHLDSPNHKDHVAYGWNNACPASHPVKIPAITFDIQYGVQGSQAGYYLASDKDVRSSSSMHGDAFVMWDVDTMNKRTKNCVEQRRTCDNYGYLK from the coding sequence GTGTCTGACATTGCGCCGCGCCCCGGCCTCCTGCGGCGGCTCGCCGTGAACAAGCGGAACCTGGCCGCCAGCGGTGCCGGTGTCGCCGTCGTCGTGATCGCGGTCGCGGCCGCCGCCGTGTCCCTGGCGGACGCGTCGGCCGAGCCGGACCCGGCGGGCGTCGCGGCCGCGGTCCCGCCGTCGGCCGTGGTGAGCGCGCCCGGGTCGCCCAGTGCGTCGCCGTCCGCGTCGCCCTCGGCGTCCGCGTCCGCGTCGCCCTCGGCGGCGGTGTCGAAGCCCGCGCCGGTCGCGCCGGAGCCGGTGGTCCCGAGGACCGGCTGGATCGCGGTCGACTCGGCCGCGTGGAAGGCGCAGGTGGATGCCTATCGGGCGCTGTCGTTCGAGCCCGCGCCGGCCAGCGTCGGCAACCTGCCGGAGTTCCGGGCCGACTGCGAGTACAGCCACTCGCTGCCGGACGACCCGATCGTCGCGCCCGGTCTGCCCGGCGCGTCGCACATGCACTCGTTCTTCGGCAACGAGGGCGTCGACGCGGGTACGGTCGCGGACGACCTGGTGCGGTTCACCGCGACCACCTGCGAGCCGAAGCAGGACCACTCGTCGTACTGGGTGCCGACGCTCTACGACGCCGCGACGAACAAGGCGGCCGAGCCGACCGGGTTCCGGGTCTACTACCGCTCGCTGATGAGCGACTCCGCGAAGCAGCTGCCGATGCCGAACGGCCTGCGCATGATCGCCGGTGACGCGAAGAAGAAGGTGCCGACCCCGCGCGGCGCCACCGGCCAGTTCTACTGCGCCTACTGGGAGCCCGGCCACGACGCGGACGGCGTCGCGCGCAGCACGAACGGCAACTGGCCGATCTGCGAGAAGCAGGCCTACCTGCACTTCATCCTGCAGTTCCCGGACTGCTGGGACGGCAAGCACCTGGACAGCCCGAACCACAAGGACCACGTCGCGTACGGCTGGAACAACGCCTGCCCGGCCAGCCACCCGGTGAAGATCCCGGCGATCACGTTCGACATCCAGTACGGCGTGCAGGGCAGCCAGGCCGGCTACTACCTCGCCTCCGACAAGGACGTCCGCAGCTCGTCCTCGATGCACGGCGACGCGTTCGTGATGTGGGACGTCGACACCATGAACAAGCGCACCAAGAACTGCGTCGAGCAGCGCCGCACCTGCGACAACTACGGCTACCTGAAGTAG
- the orn gene encoding oligoribonuclease, whose protein sequence is MADLLVWVDCEMTGLDLGKDALIEVAALVTDPNLQVLGEGVDVVIHADDAALASMPDVVRDMHAKSGLTEEVRASTVTMAEAEDMIMDYVTQFVPDPRSAPLCGNSIATDRGFLARDMRRLDAHLHYRMIDVSSIKELARRWFPRTYFGQPAKGLSHRALADIRESIRELEYYRRAIFVPAPGPDVETAKAIAAQL, encoded by the coding sequence GTGGCTGATCTTCTGGTGTGGGTGGACTGCGAGATGACCGGGCTGGATCTGGGCAAGGACGCCCTGATCGAGGTGGCGGCCCTGGTGACCGACCCCAACCTTCAGGTGCTCGGCGAGGGCGTCGACGTGGTGATCCACGCCGACGACGCCGCGCTGGCGAGCATGCCGGACGTGGTCCGCGACATGCACGCGAAGTCGGGCCTCACCGAGGAGGTCCGCGCCTCCACGGTCACGATGGCCGAGGCCGAGGACATGATCATGGATTACGTCACGCAGTTCGTGCCGGACCCGCGATCCGCGCCGCTGTGCGGCAACTCGATCGCGACCGACCGCGGCTTCCTCGCCCGCGACATGCGCCGCCTCGACGCCCACCTGCACTACCGCATGATCGACGTCTCCTCGATCAAGGAGCTGGCCCGCCGCTGGTTCCCGCGCACCTATTTCGGGCAGCCCGCCAAGGGCCTCTCCCACCGCGCGCTCGCCGACATCCGGGAGAGCATCCGCGAGCTGGAGTACTACCGCCGCGCGATCTTCGTCCCGGCCCCCGGCCCGGACGTCGAGACCGCCAAGGCCATCGCCGCACAGCTTTGA
- a CDS encoding YcnI family copper-binding membrane protein gives MSPRTAARAALLSLGATVVGVLAVAGPASAHVTVNPREATQGGYAKVDFRVPNESDTESTTKVEIFLPEDAPIGSVSTKPVPGWTVAIEKGAPAIPVTAHGAEITEVVKKITWTADENARITPGTFQEFPVSLGPLPETGQLVFKALQTYSDGEVVRWIDEPAAGGEEPESPAPVLTLTAAAEEAPSAAPVASSESASDSGPALGIAIAALVAGLVGLVLGGLAFTRSGARPATPATPEGTKNA, from the coding sequence ATGTCTCCCCGTACCGCCGCCCGCGCGGCACTGCTCAGCCTCGGCGCCACGGTCGTCGGCGTGCTCGCCGTCGCCGGTCCGGCGTCCGCGCACGTCACGGTCAACCCCCGGGAGGCCACCCAGGGCGGGTACGCCAAGGTGGACTTCCGGGTGCCGAACGAGAGCGACACCGAGTCCACCACCAAGGTGGAGATCTTCCTGCCGGAGGACGCGCCGATCGGCTCCGTCTCGACGAAGCCGGTGCCCGGCTGGACCGTCGCGATCGAGAAGGGCGCGCCCGCCATCCCGGTGACGGCGCACGGCGCGGAGATCACCGAGGTGGTCAAGAAGATCACCTGGACCGCGGACGAGAACGCGCGGATCACGCCCGGCACGTTCCAGGAGTTCCCGGTCTCGCTCGGCCCGCTGCCGGAGACCGGCCAGCTGGTCTTCAAGGCGCTGCAGACGTACTCGGACGGCGAGGTCGTGCGCTGGATCGACGAGCCGGCCGCCGGCGGCGAGGAGCCGGAGAGCCCGGCGCCGGTGCTCACGCTGACCGCCGCCGCGGAGGAGGCACCGTCGGCCGCGCCGGTGGCCTCGTCCGAGTCCGCGTCGGACTCCGGCCCGGCGCTGGGCATCGCGATCGCGGCGCTGGTCGCCGGCCTGGTCGGGCTGGTGCTCGGCGGGCTGGCGTTCACCCGCAGCGGCGCGCGCCCGGCGACGCCGGCCACCCCCGAGGGTACGAAGAACGCCTGA